The Pseudomonas asiatica genome has a segment encoding these proteins:
- a CDS encoding PIG-L deacetylase family protein, with translation MSRKQQLLKRHRRNKRLGLLAGLVALVAVGVFSWWWLPLLLLPLLWAAHEAWFADHLFYAPGEDYAYDFGEQTREAPASLSGGLLKADCVLQGNETLILELRVKSSWLGRFLDPQVELMAGEQADRQTFERGVDGVRFLNLTGLAAPLQAGALRLRGRHCRLSGQPRLWITPAVELQRRRVMVIAPHADDAELAAYGLYSQADETWVVTLTAGEIEAEHYQQMGLAKAEAARLKGRLRAWDSIAVPRWAGVAESRCVQLGYFCLQLPAMQAAPDQPAASREADLADIRVFRRFNPFPLPADDDGAPTWRNLLADLRALLEMAKPEVLVMPHPQLDPHPDHICAQAAVLEALQGLAWQPQTLLCYANHLHDNDRWPMGDSGDGVALPPQLSAAQAWAPCSLVLDLATQRDKAMALGMMHDLQPPAPFKRRLRRLLQRWLAGRRPSPYGENEFFRKAVRRHELFWRREL, from the coding sequence GTGAGTCGCAAGCAGCAGCTGCTCAAGCGCCACCGGCGCAACAAGCGCCTGGGCCTGCTGGCGGGCCTGGTAGCGCTGGTGGCCGTAGGTGTGTTCAGCTGGTGGTGGTTGCCACTGTTGCTGTTGCCGCTGCTGTGGGCGGCCCATGAAGCCTGGTTTGCCGACCACCTGTTCTATGCGCCTGGCGAGGACTACGCCTACGACTTCGGCGAGCAGACCCGGGAGGCTCCTGCCAGCCTGAGCGGCGGCCTGCTCAAGGCTGACTGCGTGCTGCAGGGCAACGAAACCCTGATTCTCGAACTGCGGGTAAAAAGCAGCTGGCTGGGGCGCTTCCTCGACCCGCAGGTCGAGCTGATGGCTGGCGAGCAGGCCGATCGGCAAACCTTCGAGCGCGGCGTCGATGGCGTGCGCTTCCTCAACTTGACCGGCCTCGCCGCACCTCTGCAGGCTGGCGCGTTGCGCCTGCGTGGCCGGCATTGCCGGCTGTCGGGCCAGCCGCGCTTGTGGATAACCCCGGCGGTCGAGCTGCAACGGCGCCGGGTGATGGTGATCGCGCCGCATGCCGATGATGCCGAACTGGCCGCTTACGGGCTCTACAGCCAGGCCGACGAAACCTGGGTAGTGACCCTGACCGCCGGTGAGATCGAGGCCGAACACTATCAGCAGATGGGCCTGGCAAAGGCCGAGGCCGCGCGCCTGAAGGGCCGCCTGCGGGCCTGGGACAGTATCGCCGTGCCACGCTGGGCCGGTGTGGCGGAATCGCGTTGCGTGCAGCTGGGCTACTTCTGCCTGCAACTACCTGCCATGCAGGCTGCGCCAGACCAGCCGGCCGCTTCCCGGGAGGCCGACCTCGCCGACATTCGCGTATTCCGCCGGTTCAACCCGTTCCCGCTGCCGGCCGACGACGATGGCGCGCCGACCTGGCGCAACCTGCTGGCCGACCTGCGGGCCTTGCTGGAAATGGCCAAGCCAGAGGTGCTGGTGATGCCGCACCCGCAGCTCGACCCGCACCCTGACCACATATGTGCCCAGGCAGCGGTGCTGGAAGCCTTGCAAGGCTTGGCCTGGCAGCCGCAAACCCTGCTGTGCTACGCCAACCACCTGCATGACAACGACCGCTGGCCGATGGGCGACAGTGGTGACGGCGTGGCCTTGCCGCCGCAGCTGAGCGCTGCCCAGGCGTGGGCACCTTGCAGCCTGGTACTGGACCTGGCAACCCAGCGCGACAAGGCCATGGCCCTGGGCATGATGCACGACCTGCAGCCGCCGGCGCCGTTCAAGCGCCGCCTGCGCCGCTTGTTGCAGCGCTGGCTGGCCGGGCGGCGGCCGTCGCCTTACGGCGAGAACGAATTCTTCCGCAAGGCCGTGCGCCGACATGAACTGTTCTGGCGGCGTGAGCTGTAG
- a CDS encoding glycosyltransferase family 2 protein, translated as MRFSNESDVTLVVTSCGRFDLLKDTLESFDRYNTAPIREVFITEDSGDDAVHAAVPEHWKPHCKVFVNRPKLGQLPSIDLAYSHVKTPYIFHCEDDWHFYRQGFVEDSRAILEVSPDLLQVWLRSHAHDLAVHSPYIHLGDRQVIAGVPCYPLLSDKAEWQAFSLNPGLRRLSDYQRCAPFAAYAGEKALSRRYAELNLTAVTLEGDAVLHTGFGNHVTLPIEVERKAKRRKRDRIKLALTLVAGAVIGMGITIFVQ; from the coding sequence GTGCGCTTTTCAAATGAGAGTGACGTCACGCTCGTCGTGACCAGTTGTGGGCGGTTCGATCTGCTCAAAGATACCCTTGAGAGTTTCGATCGCTACAATACCGCGCCCATTCGCGAAGTATTCATCACCGAAGACTCCGGTGACGATGCCGTGCATGCCGCTGTGCCTGAGCACTGGAAACCGCACTGCAAGGTGTTCGTCAACCGGCCCAAGCTGGGCCAGCTGCCGTCTATCGACCTGGCCTACAGCCACGTCAAGACGCCCTACATCTTTCACTGCGAGGACGACTGGCACTTCTATCGCCAGGGCTTCGTCGAAGACTCCCGGGCCATCCTGGAGGTCAGCCCCGACCTGTTGCAGGTGTGGCTGCGCAGCCATGCCCATGACCTGGCCGTCCACAGCCCTTACATCCACCTGGGCGATCGCCAGGTGATCGCCGGGGTGCCTTGCTACCCGCTGCTGTCCGACAAGGCCGAGTGGCAGGCGTTTTCGCTCAACCCCGGGCTGCGTCGTTTGAGCGATTACCAGCGTTGTGCGCCATTTGCCGCCTATGCTGGAGAGAAGGCACTTTCCCGACGCTATGCTGAGTTAAACCTGACAGCGGTCACCTTGGAGGGTGATGCAGTATTGCACACTGGATTTGGTAATCACGTGACCTTGCCCATCGAAGTGGAGCGCAAGGCCAAACGTCGTAAACGTGATCGGATAAAGTTGGCATTGACGCTGGTGGCGGGTGCCGTGATTGGCATGGGAATCACCATTTTTGTTCAATGA
- a CDS encoding glycosyltransferase, with product MTSRSEPRILQFCHGYDGPFLDCARQYASLFQGRGYQVTTVFLTGAADPQVAAGCASDEVLFLEFSSKAVRGLKLGAIRALRRIAAERNFAFCIAHRFKPIYVALLGTSLPVIGVHHAFGDYERKGRRIFANLFSKRLSLLGVSDAVRDDMRRCLPQWPAERIQTLYNRIDIDALQAALVPRAEARQALGLDAQAWIVGNVGRLHPDKDQATLLRGFAEALPGLPAGARLAILGKGRLEAKLKALAAELGIAGQVDFLGQVPDARRYFQAFDVFALSSDHEPFGMVLLEAMVAGVPVLATACGGAREVVEGVGVLFPLGDAGQLAQGLKHMAVLDGQQRQACAEHMLQRLRERFSDQAVREAFWQLPQVRALVGQA from the coding sequence ATGACCAGCCGCTCTGAACCGCGCATCCTGCAGTTCTGCCATGGCTATGACGGGCCGTTCCTGGACTGCGCCCGTCAGTACGCCAGCCTGTTCCAGGGGCGTGGCTACCAGGTCACCACGGTGTTCCTCACCGGCGCCGCCGACCCGCAGGTAGCGGCTGGCTGCGCGTCGGACGAGGTGCTGTTCCTGGAGTTCAGCTCCAAGGCCGTGCGCGGCCTGAAACTCGGCGCCATCCGTGCATTGCGGCGGATCGCGGCCGAGCGCAATTTCGCCTTCTGCATTGCCCATCGCTTCAAGCCGATCTACGTGGCGTTGCTGGGCACCAGCTTGCCGGTGATCGGCGTGCACCATGCTTTCGGTGATTACGAGCGCAAGGGGCGACGCATCTTCGCCAACCTGTTCAGCAAACGCCTGAGCTTGCTGGGCGTGTCGGATGCAGTGCGTGACGACATGCGCCGCTGTCTGCCGCAGTGGCCGGCAGAGCGTATCCAGACCTTGTACAACCGCATCGACATCGACGCCCTGCAAGCGGCTCTGGTGCCACGCGCCGAGGCCCGCCAGGCCTTGGGCCTGGATGCGCAGGCGTGGATTGTCGGTAACGTCGGGCGCCTGCACCCGGACAAGGACCAGGCCACCCTGCTGCGTGGCTTTGCCGAAGCGCTACCGGGGCTGCCGGCGGGCGCCCGCCTGGCAATTCTTGGCAAGGGGCGCCTGGAAGCCAAGCTCAAGGCCCTGGCCGCCGAGCTGGGCATTGCCGGGCAAGTGGACTTCCTTGGCCAGGTGCCGGATGCGCGCCGTTACTTCCAGGCGTTCGATGTATTCGCCCTGAGCTCCGACCATGAGCCGTTCGGCATGGTCCTGCTCGAAGCCATGGTCGCCGGTGTACCGGTACTGGCCACGGCCTGTGGTGGTGCTCGCGAAGTGGTCGAGGGTGTTGGCGTGCTGTTCCCGCTGGGCGATGCCGGGCAACTGGCCCAGGGCCTGAAGCACATGGCCGTGCTCGATGGGCAGCAGCGCCAGGCCTGTGCCGAGCACATGCTGCAGCGCCTGCGTGAGCGCTTCTCCGACCAGGCGGTGCGCGAGGCCTTCTGGCAGCTGCCGCAAGTCCGTGCGTTGGTGGGGCAGGCCTGA
- a CDS encoding 23S rRNA (adenine(2030)-N(6))-methyltransferase RlmJ: MNYRHAFHAGNHADVLKHIVLTRLIALMSRKEQPFAYIDTHAGLGLYDLQGDQATRTGEYLEGVARLWNRDDLPAMADDYLRIIKRLNADGELRYYPGSPELARRLMRQQDRALLNEKHPEDGPLLKENMKKDPRVVVHLGEGWHVPRALLPVQEKRAIMLIDPPFEQADELKRCTTAMKEAISRMRQTVAAIWYPIKDQRSLTRFYQDLTSTGAPKLLRVELYVHHQDSPQGLNGSGLAIANPPWGLEEELRELLPWLAKELAQTAGSFRMDWLIAE; the protein is encoded by the coding sequence ATGAACTATCGTCACGCCTTCCACGCCGGCAACCACGCCGACGTCCTCAAACATATCGTGCTGACCCGCCTCATCGCCCTGATGTCGCGCAAGGAGCAGCCGTTCGCCTATATCGATACCCATGCAGGGCTTGGCCTTTACGACCTGCAGGGCGACCAGGCAACCCGCACCGGCGAGTACCTGGAAGGTGTCGCCCGCCTGTGGAATCGCGATGACCTGCCGGCCATGGCCGACGACTATCTGCGTATCATCAAGCGCCTGAATGCCGATGGCGAGCTGCGCTACTACCCCGGTTCGCCCGAGCTGGCCCGCCGCCTGATGCGCCAGCAGGACCGCGCCCTGCTCAACGAGAAGCATCCCGAGGACGGGCCGCTGCTCAAAGAGAACATGAAGAAAGACCCACGCGTGGTCGTGCACCTGGGCGAAGGCTGGCATGTGCCGCGGGCCTTGCTGCCCGTGCAGGAAAAGCGCGCGATCATGCTGATCGACCCGCCGTTCGAGCAGGCTGACGAGCTCAAGCGCTGCACTACCGCCATGAAAGAGGCGATCAGTCGCATGCGCCAGACCGTCGCGGCCATCTGGTACCCGATCAAGGACCAGCGTTCGCTGACCCGCTTCTACCAGGACCTGACCAGCACCGGCGCACCGAAACTGCTGCGGGTCGAGTTGTATGTGCACCACCAGGACAGCCCGCAGGGGCTCAATGGCTCAGGTCTGGCCATCGCCAACCCGCCGTGGGGGTTGGAAGAAGAGCTCAGGGAGCTGCTGCCATGGCTGGCCAAAGAGCTGGCGCAAACCGCCGGCAGCTTCCGCATGGACTGGTTGATCGCTGAATAA
- a CDS encoding glycosyltransferase family protein — protein sequence MKVLFLVQKEQRAILDRLYDGVAANCECDLRWLTSEDQRNLRRYFKREVQVERYDRIVFFLRFKQEIRQAAFIRTVPNLVILEHDAYQNYIPCKYTGKFSAHYRKLPWARVISSGYMVSERLRQEGFDAVFVPKGYDEQLLADQGRERDIELAFVGSTNSVAYSGRKALLDELGRVENLVVTRTKSGEDYCNTLNRIRFFVSADVGMGEYMIKNFEAMACGCVLLAYDQGEEENRALGLQDMHNVVFYDSIPTLQKKLCHLRAEPELARQIAENGRHLAVSRFSFGAVGRSIVDHMRPALRPHPPLSAWQRLRLKLGI from the coding sequence ATGAAAGTCCTATTTCTGGTGCAGAAGGAACAGCGGGCGATTCTCGACCGCCTGTACGATGGCGTCGCGGCCAACTGCGAGTGCGACCTGCGCTGGTTGACCAGCGAAGACCAGCGCAACCTGCGCCGCTATTTCAAGCGTGAAGTGCAGGTCGAGCGCTATGACCGCATTGTCTTCTTCCTGCGTTTCAAGCAGGAGATCCGCCAGGCGGCGTTCATCCGTACCGTGCCGAACCTGGTCATCCTCGAGCACGATGCCTACCAGAACTACATCCCGTGCAAGTACACCGGGAAGTTCAGCGCCCATTACCGCAAGCTGCCCTGGGCGCGGGTGATCAGCTCCGGCTACATGGTCAGCGAACGCCTGCGCCAGGAAGGTTTCGACGCCGTGTTCGTGCCCAAGGGCTACGACGAGCAGTTGCTTGCCGACCAAGGGCGTGAGCGCGACATCGAACTGGCCTTCGTCGGCAGCACCAACAGCGTGGCCTACAGCGGCCGCAAGGCATTGCTGGACGAACTGGGCCGCGTCGAGAACCTGGTGGTGACCCGTACCAAGTCGGGTGAGGACTACTGCAACACGCTCAACCGGATCCGCTTCTTCGTCAGTGCCGACGTCGGCATGGGCGAATACATGATCAAGAACTTCGAAGCCATGGCCTGTGGCTGTGTGTTGCTGGCGTATGACCAGGGCGAGGAAGAGAACCGCGCGCTGGGCCTGCAGGACATGCACAACGTGGTGTTCTATGACAGCATCCCGACCCTTCAGAAAAAGCTCTGCCACTTGCGTGCGGAACCTGAACTTGCCCGGCAGATTGCAGAAAATGGCCGCCATCTGGCGGTTTCCCGTTTCAGTTTCGGCGCAGTTGGACGTAGCATCGTCGACCACATGCGCCCGGCGCTCAGGCCCCATCCGCCGTTGTCTGCATGGCAGCGGCTGCGCCTGAAGCTGGGCATCTAA
- a CDS encoding antimicrobial resistance protein Mig-14, with the protein MLNRIQAFRERGWQVIDAKAYAEAWAHFGGSVATHPLVVEQLADLAQIPVRYLGWHQAGELKAAIPTWGRHLALSKDVLKRAGKKALFDLGNAEIILPAAADAAAPLRHAARYLSELNQGRFSGLKAQKEQLAMARAHEDLSKKFRYNQRRELRLLEEAGGVVRPISDFSAQEIASMYCDLFLRRWGFPATGAERMAEVLERLRELLIGSVLLLDGKPIAIQLVYRVEAPEWISVEYINGGVDPETKAFSPGSVLSFLNTQAAWEDARARNKPLRFSFGRADREYKDRWCNPVPVYQA; encoded by the coding sequence ATGCTCAACCGTATCCAGGCCTTCCGCGAACGCGGTTGGCAAGTTATCGACGCCAAGGCCTACGCCGAGGCATGGGCCCACTTTGGTGGCAGTGTCGCCACCCATCCTTTGGTGGTCGAGCAGCTGGCGGACCTGGCACAGATCCCGGTGCGTTACCTGGGCTGGCACCAGGCCGGCGAGCTGAAGGCCGCCATCCCCACCTGGGGGCGCCACCTTGCGCTGTCCAAGGATGTGCTCAAGCGTGCCGGCAAAAAGGCCCTGTTCGACCTGGGCAATGCCGAGATCATCCTGCCGGCGGCGGCCGATGCCGCTGCACCGTTGCGCCATGCCGCGCGCTACCTGTCCGAACTGAACCAGGGGCGCTTCAGCGGCCTCAAGGCGCAGAAGGAACAGTTGGCCATGGCCCGCGCCCACGAAGACCTGTCGAAGAAGTTCCGCTACAACCAGCGCCGCGAACTGCGCCTGCTGGAAGAGGCGGGCGGTGTGGTGCGCCCGATCAGCGACTTCAGCGCGCAGGAAATCGCCAGCATGTACTGCGACCTGTTCCTGCGCCGCTGGGGCTTCCCTGCCACCGGCGCCGAGCGCATGGCCGAGGTGCTGGAGCGCCTGCGCGAGCTGCTGATCGGCTCGGTGCTGCTGTTGGACGGCAAGCCGATTGCCATCCAGCTGGTTTACCGTGTCGAAGCGCCGGAATGGATCAGCGTCGAGTACATCAATGGCGGTGTCGACCCTGAAACCAAGGCCTTCAGCCCCGGCAGCGTGCTGAGCTTCCTCAATACCCAGGCCGCCTGGGAAGACGCCCGTGCGCGCAACAAGCCGCTGCGGTTCTCGTTCGGCCGTGCCGACCGCGAGTACAAGGACCGCTGGTGCAACCCCGTGCCGGTGTATCAGGCGTGA
- the putP gene encoding sodium/proline symporter PutP: MGNPLTITFVVYIAAMVLIGFAAYRSTNNLSDYILGGRSLGSVVTALSAGASDMSGWLLMGLPGAIYFSGLSEAWIAIGLTVGAYLNWLFVAGRLRVQTEHNGDALTLPDYFSSRFEDNSGVLRIISAIVILVFFTIYCASGIVAGARLFESTFGMPYETALWAGAAATIAYTFVGGFLAVSWTDTVQASLMIFALILTPVIVLISTGGFDTTFAAIDAVNPANFDMLKGATFIGIISLMGWGLGYFGQPHILARFMAADSVKSIANARRISMTWMILCLAGTCAVGFFGIAYFSAHPDLAGPVTENHERVFIELAKILFNPWIAGVLLSAILAAVMSTLSCQLLVCSSALTEDFYKSFLRKNASQVELVWVGRLMVLAVALIAIAMASNPENRVLGLVAYAWAGFGAAFGPVVLISVLWKGMTRNGALAGIVVGALTVILWKNFDTLGLYEIIPGFLFASIAIFVVSKLGSPSQAMVKRFETADAAYHADK; encoded by the coding sequence ATGGGCAATCCACTAACGATCACTTTCGTGGTCTATATCGCGGCAATGGTGCTGATCGGCTTCGCCGCCTATCGCTCCACCAATAACCTTTCCGACTACATCCTCGGCGGTCGCAGCCTGGGTAGCGTGGTCACCGCGCTTTCCGCCGGCGCTTCCGACATGAGCGGCTGGCTGTTGATGGGCCTGCCGGGCGCCATCTACTTCTCAGGCTTGTCCGAAGCCTGGATTGCCATCGGCCTGACCGTCGGCGCCTACCTGAACTGGCTGTTCGTCGCTGGTCGTCTGCGCGTGCAGACCGAGCACAACGGCGATGCGCTGACCCTGCCGGACTACTTCTCCAGCCGCTTCGAAGACAACAGCGGCGTGCTGCGGATCATCTCGGCCATCGTGATCCTGGTGTTCTTCACCATCTATTGCGCCTCCGGCATCGTTGCCGGTGCCCGTCTGTTCGAGAGCACCTTCGGCATGCCGTACGAAACCGCCCTGTGGGCCGGTGCCGCCGCGACCATCGCCTACACCTTCGTCGGTGGTTTCCTGGCGGTGAGCTGGACCGATACCGTGCAGGCTTCGCTGATGATCTTTGCGCTGATCCTCACCCCGGTGATCGTGCTGATCTCCACCGGCGGCTTCGATACCACCTTCGCTGCCATCGATGCGGTCAACCCGGCCAACTTCGACATGCTCAAGGGCGCCACCTTCATCGGCATCATCTCGCTGATGGGCTGGGGTCTGGGCTACTTCGGTCAGCCGCACATCCTGGCGCGTTTCATGGCCGCCGACTCGGTGAAGTCGATCGCCAACGCTCGCCGTATCTCCATGACCTGGATGATCCTGTGCCTGGCCGGTACCTGCGCCGTGGGCTTCTTCGGCATCGCCTACTTCTCGGCGCACCCTGATCTGGCGGGCCCGGTCACCGAGAACCACGAGCGTGTGTTCATCGAGCTGGCCAAGATCCTGTTCAACCCATGGATCGCCGGTGTACTGCTGTCGGCCATCCTGGCGGCGGTGATGAGTACCCTGAGCTGCCAGCTGTTGGTGTGCTCCAGCGCCCTGACCGAAGACTTCTACAAGTCCTTCCTGCGCAAGAACGCTTCGCAGGTCGAGCTGGTGTGGGTCGGCCGCCTGATGGTGCTGGCCGTCGCCCTGATCGCCATCGCCATGGCCTCCAACCCGGAAAACCGCGTGCTGGGCCTGGTGGCTTACGCCTGGGCCGGCTTCGGTGCTGCCTTTGGTCCGGTGGTGCTGATTTCGGTACTGTGGAAAGGCATGACCCGTAACGGCGCACTGGCCGGTATCGTGGTGGGCGCACTGACCGTGATCCTGTGGAAGAACTTCGACACCCTCGGGCTGTACGAAATCATCCCGGGCTTCCTGTTCGCCAGCATCGCCATCTTCGTGGTGAGCAAGCTGGGCAGCCCGTCGCAGGCAATGGTCAAGCGCTTCGAGACTGCTGATGCGGCGTATCACGCTGACAAGTAA
- a CDS encoding carbamoyltransferase family protein, which yields MALTILGLSGALSHDPSAALYIDGKLIAAAEEERFVRDKHAKNRMPYESAKFCLEQAGIKPSDVDVVAIPFAPISLFGKARWHYAKRYWYAPDRALDAILMGNRRYKRYRKKIVWCLEQLGFDPKKVKIEPVEHHLAHASSAYHCSGFKEKTAILGIDGKGEYATTFFGYGENGKIHKIKEFFDPDSLGGLYGAITEFLGFEMLDGEFKVMGMAPYGDASKYDFSRLASFENGELVINTEYANVIGLRRYKEKGKGFYFSPKLIEWLGPKREGDIADEPYIHYAASMQALFEKIALQMIDHYLGDVLRETGKLAFAGGCALNVKLNQKIIARPDLKELFVQPASGDAGTAVGAAAYVSHARGVPVEKMEHVYLGPSYSNEDVIAACARHPNAPKWRKLDDMPQRIAKIMVDGNPVAWFQGRMEFGPRALGGRSIIGCPSVPGVADRINEQIKFRERWRPFCPSMLDTVAPQMIKVDHPAPFMTFTFEVAEEWKTRVPEVVHEDGTSRAQVLKREYNPRYYDMMKALEDLTGNGVSLNTSLNRRGEPMICSPTDALNMFFGSDLQYLIMEDILVVKDGAAPYDQPL from the coding sequence TTGGCATTGACGATTCTTGGCCTGTCCGGCGCCCTTAGCCATGACCCTTCCGCGGCCTTGTACATTGACGGCAAACTGATTGCCGCCGCCGAAGAAGAGCGCTTCGTGCGTGACAAGCATGCGAAGAACCGCATGCCCTACGAGTCGGCGAAGTTCTGCCTGGAACAGGCAGGCATCAAGCCATCCGACGTCGACGTGGTAGCCATCCCGTTCGCCCCGATCAGCCTGTTCGGCAAAGCGCGCTGGCACTATGCCAAGCGCTACTGGTACGCCCCGGACCGCGCCCTCGACGCCATCCTGATGGGCAACCGTCGCTACAAGCGCTACCGCAAGAAGATTGTCTGGTGCCTGGAGCAACTGGGCTTCGACCCGAAAAAGGTCAAGATCGAGCCGGTCGAGCATCACCTGGCCCACGCCTCCAGTGCCTACCACTGCTCGGGCTTCAAGGAAAAAACCGCAATCCTCGGCATCGACGGTAAAGGCGAATACGCCACCACCTTCTTTGGCTACGGCGAAAACGGCAAGATCCACAAGATCAAGGAGTTCTTCGACCCGGACTCGCTGGGCGGCCTGTACGGCGCAATCACCGAGTTCCTCGGCTTCGAGATGCTCGATGGCGAGTTCAAGGTCATGGGCATGGCGCCGTATGGCGACGCCAGCAAGTACGACTTCTCGCGCCTGGCCAGCTTCGAAAACGGCGAACTGGTGATCAACACCGAATACGCCAACGTCATTGGCCTGCGCCGCTATAAAGAGAAGGGCAAGGGCTTCTACTTCTCGCCGAAGCTGATCGAATGGCTGGGCCCCAAGCGCGAAGGCGACATCGCCGACGAGCCGTACATCCATTACGCGGCCAGCATGCAGGCGCTGTTCGAGAAGATCGCCCTGCAGATGATCGATCACTACCTGGGCGACGTCCTGCGTGAAACCGGCAAGCTGGCCTTTGCTGGCGGTTGCGCGCTGAACGTCAAGCTCAACCAGAAGATCATCGCCCGCCCAGACCTGAAAGAGCTGTTCGTCCAGCCTGCTTCCGGTGACGCCGGTACCGCGGTGGGTGCTGCCGCCTACGTTTCCCACGCCCGTGGCGTGCCGGTCGAGAAGATGGAACACGTCTACCTCGGCCCTTCGTACTCCAACGAAGACGTGATCGCTGCCTGCGCCCGTCACCCGAACGCGCCGAAGTGGCGCAAGCTCGACGACATGCCGCAGCGCATCGCCAAGATCATGGTCGATGGCAACCCGGTGGCCTGGTTCCAGGGCCGCATGGAATTCGGCCCCCGTGCCCTGGGCGGCCGTTCGATCATTGGTTGCCCGAGCGTGCCTGGCGTAGCCGACCGCATCAACGAGCAGATCAAGTTCCGCGAACGCTGGAGACCTTTCTGCCCGTCGATGCTCGACACCGTCGCCCCGCAGATGATCAAGGTCGACCATCCGGCGCCGTTCATGACCTTCACCTTCGAAGTGGCTGAAGAGTGGAAGACCCGCGTGCCGGAAGTGGTTCACGAGGACGGCACTTCGCGTGCCCAGGTGCTCAAGCGCGAGTACAACCCGCGCTACTACGACATGATGAAGGCACTGGAAGACCTGACCGGCAACGGCGTGTCGCTGAACACCTCGCTGAACCGCCGTGGTGAACCGATGATCTGCTCGCCGACCGACGCCCTGAACATGTTCTTCGGCTCGGACCTGCAGTACCTGATCATGGAAGACATCCTGGTTGTGAAGGACGGCGCGGCCCCGTATGACCAGCCGCTCTGA